A genomic region of Desulfobulbaceae bacterium DB1 contains the following coding sequences:
- a CDS encoding 3-deoxy-D-manno-octulosonate cytidylyltransferase produces the protein MDLLPDCYGIIPTRYASSRFEGKPLALILGKPMFWHVYNRTRQCTRLSKVMLATDDQRIMVAAQNLDVPVLMTSASHTCGTERVLEAARLLDVAPDAVVINIQGDEPTLEPAMLEELILPFLSSDVQVTTLAREIDFDEAHNADVVKVVLDNSAKALYFSRAPIPYPRDGKQDGFHAHIGIYAFRMQTLETFVSLQNGVLEKKEKLEQLRLLENGIPIHVVKTTYKSHGVDRPEDIELVTKIMANS, from the coding sequence ATGGACTTACTGCCTGATTGTTATGGAATCATCCCAACCCGGTATGCCTCTTCCCGCTTTGAAGGAAAGCCTCTTGCCCTTATCCTCGGCAAGCCAATGTTCTGGCATGTTTATAACAGGACCCGTCAATGTACTCGATTAAGCAAAGTCATGCTTGCCACTGACGATCAGAGGATAATGGTTGCAGCGCAAAATCTTGATGTCCCTGTTTTAATGACAAGTGCCAGCCATACCTGCGGCACTGAGAGGGTGCTTGAAGCGGCGCGACTTCTTGATGTCGCCCCGGATGCTGTGGTCATAAATATTCAGGGGGATGAGCCCACTTTGGAACCAGCAATGCTTGAGGAGCTTATCTTACCCTTTCTTTCTTCAGATGTTCAGGTGACAACCCTTGCCCGTGAAATCGACTTTGACGAAGCCCACAATGCCGACGTGGTCAAGGTCGTGCTGGACAACTCAGCGAAAGCGCTCTATTTTTCCAGGGCGCCAATTCCCTACCCCCGAGACGGGAAACAGGATGGTTTCCATGCTCATATCGGCATTTACGCCTTCCGTATGCAGACCCTTGAAACTTTTGTTTCCCTGCAAAACGGTGTTCTTGAAAAAAAAGAGAAACTTGAGCAGTTACGCCTACTGGAAAACGGCATCCCCATTCATGTAGTCAAAACAACTTACAAAAGCCATGGAGTCGACCGTCCCGAAGACATTGAACTCGTCACAAAAATCATGGCAAACTCCTAA